From one Asterias amurensis chromosome 14, ASM3211899v1 genomic stretch:
- the LOC139947355 gene encoding neuropilin-1-like, producing MAVLSGLIFLLLEMCLEVSASYSVSGLYRGVPPGRAPRPTRPVLHEYLEHLCRQMFSSVSQSSWMFLFQLRSHQSTSYSVSGLYRGVWYQPVEHHALLGQSFMNISGISAVRCSVRCLSHHGCFSFNYDNINQLCQMNNAIGEQTCDNFQGMQYVSYYDATAEPRTCQLALQNSHVSDNGKCTSSNASFEKLGLEDGSISDESLSASSNYNGRRKSTAAGGRLNKLPPDDNTIGAWHAEVEDTNPWIQVDLGNPTYVTGVLIQGRNGGNAQWVTKYKVQFEPPSPAGLVDVNDQLGQTQIFNGNTDGDSIVERRFFKPVLAVKIRIVPVEWYGAIALRFELLASGCK from the exons ATGGCCGTCTTGAGTGGTTTGATTTTCCTCTTGCTTGAGATGTGTCTTGAGGTTTCAGCGTCTTATAGTGTGAGTGGTCTTTACCGAGGGGTGCCACCCGGTAGAGCACCACGCCCTACAAGGCCAGTCCTTCATGAATATCTCGAGCATCTCTGCCGTCAGATGTTCAGTTCGGTGTCTCAGTCATCATGGATGTTTCTCTTTCAACTACGATCACATCAGTCAA CGTCTTATAGTGTGAGTGGTCTTTACCGAGGGGTCTGGTACCAGCCGGTAGAGCACCACGCCCTACTAGGCCAGTCCTTCATGAATATCTCAGGTATCTCTGCCGTCAGATGTTCAGTTCGGTGTCTCAGCCATcatggatgtttttctttcaactaCGATAACATCAATCAACTCTGTCAGATGAACAACGCCATCGGAGAGCAAACCTGCGACAACTTTCAAGGAATGCAGTATGTTTCGTATTACGACGCAACTGCAGAACCAAGGACTTGTCAG CTTGCTCTACAGAACAGTCATGTGTCAGACAATGGGAAATGCACTTCTTCGAATGCCAGTTTTG AGAAGCTCGGTCTTGAAGATGGTTCAATCTCCGATGAGAGCCTCTCTGCATCAAGTAACTACAACGGACGTCGAAAGTCAACAGCGGCTGGTGGCCGTCTCAACAAGCTACCGCCTGATGATAATACCATAGGAGCATGGCATGCTGAGGTTGAGGATACCAACCCGTGGATACAGGTGGATTTAGGCAACCCGACCTACGTCACTGGGGTACTCATACAGGGGCGTAACGGTGGAAACGCCCAGTGGGTGACAAAGTACAAAGTGCAGTTCGAACCGCCCTCACCGGCAGGCCTTGTTGATGTGAATGACCAACTTGGCCAAACTCAG ATATTCAATGGCAACACCGATGGAGACAGCATCGTGGAGAGGCGCTTCTTCAAGCCCGTCTTGGCGGTCAAGATTCGCATCGTGCCCGTTGAGTGGTATGGTGCCATCGCGCTGCGTTTTGAACTGCTTGCCAGTGGCTGTAAATAA